In one Alnus glutinosa chromosome 14, dhAlnGlut1.1, whole genome shotgun sequence genomic region, the following are encoded:
- the LOC133856842 gene encoding MDIS1-interacting receptor like kinase 2-like produces the protein MTSLQILNLSINQLYGELPDTISRLTNLTSISLLINNFSGTIPSDFGKYSNLSHVSFSYNSFSGELPPELCSSFGLHNFTVNNNNFTGPLPECLRNCKQLKRVRVDGNRFNGNITNAFGFHRNLSVIYLSDNQFVGEISAAWGECESLTNLQMDRNRISGKIPLELGKLTRLEVLNLDSNELSGEIPTVLGNLSLLYKLNLGRNHLTGEIPQSLGSLTELSNLDLSRNSLTGNIPKELGNCGKLLMLDLSNNNLSGVIPSELGNLLRLQLLLDLSSNRLSGNIPQNLAKLSSLESLNVSHNQLSGEIPLSFTGMVSLRNTSIDFSYNNLTGSIPTSTVFKDAPAKAYVGNSDLCGDAEGLSTCYTDSRKKKHSNTTLLVVLVPICGLLLLAIIVAGLIICYWRTKPLDGESIAILEFEQKAESLIWGRKCKFTFRDIVKATENFHEEYCIGKGGFGSVYKAALPTGQIVAVKRFNLSDSGDIQATSLKSFENEIRMLIEVRHRNIIRLYGFRSIRGCTYLVYEYVEKGSLGNVLYGVEGKAELDWGRRLKIVQGVAHAIAYLHHDCSPPIVHRDITVNNILLELEFEPQLSDFGIARLLSSDTTTVAGTYGYMALEIAFTTTITDKCDVYSFGVVALEVMMGRHPKELLSSLLSSKSTTAVLDNT, from the exons ATGACATCGCTGCAGATTCTTAATCTCAGCATTAACCAACTCTATGGGGAGTTGCCGGACACCATTTCTCGCCTCACTAATTTAACATCAATCTCTCTTTTGATCAATAACTTCTCAGGCACTATTCCGAGTGACTTTGGGAAGTATAGTAATCTGAGCCATGTTAGCTTTTCCTACAACAGCTTCTCTGGAGAATTGCCACCTGAATTGTGCAGCAGCTTTGGTCTTCATAATTTCACAGTGAATAACAACAACTTCACAGGGCCATTGCCAGAGTGCTTGAGAAATTGCAAGCAACTAAAGAGAGTGCGGGTTGATGGGAACCGATTCAATGGAAACATTACAAATGCATTTGGATTTCATCGAAATCTTAGTGTGATTTATCTTAGTGACAATCAATTTGTTGGTGAAATCTCAGCGGCATGGGGAGAATGTGAATCTCTCACTAATTTGCAGATGGACAGAAACAGAATTTCTGGGAAAATCCCATTAGAGCTTGGAAAGTTGACTCGACTGGAGGTTTTGAATCTGGACTCCAACGAATTGTCCGGGGAAATTCCAACTGTACTTGGAAATCTAAGCCTGCTGTACAAGCTCAATCTGGGCAGGAACCATTTGACAGGAGAGATTCCTCAGAGTCTAGGCAGTTTGACTGAACTTAGCAATCTTGATTTGTCTAGAAACAGTTTGACTGGGAACATACCAAAAGAACTTGGGAACTGTGGTAAATTATTGATGTTGGACTTGAGCAACAACAACCTGTCAGGGGTAATACCATCCGAGCTTGGTAACTTACTCAGGTTGCAGTTATTGTTGGACCTCAGCAGCAATCGACTCTCAGGAAATATTCCTCAAAACCTTGCGAAGCTTTCATCATTGGAGAGTCTTAATGTGTCACATAACCAACTTTCAGGGGAAATCCCATTATCGTTTACTGGCATGGTTAGTCTACGCAACACCTCCATCGATTTTTCATACAACAATTTAACAGGTTCGATCCCAACTAGTACAGTTTTCAAAGATGCACCTGCGAAAGCTTATGTTGGAAACTCAGATTTGTGCGGAGATGCAGAAGGACTATCTACTTGTTACACAGATTccagaaagaaaaaacattctAATACAACTCTATTAGTTGTCCTCGTTCCTATCTGTGGCCTATTGCTGCTTGCAATCATTGTTGCTGGACTCATAATATGTTATTGGAGGACAAAACCCCTTGATGGAGAAAGCATAGCAATTTTAGAGTTTGAGCAGAAGGCTGAGTCACTGATATGGGGAAGAAAATGTAAATTCACATTTCGGGATATCGTGAAGGCCACGGAAAACTTCCATGAGGAGTATTGCATTGGAAAAGGAGGATTTGGAAGCGTTTACAAAGCGGCATTGCCAACAGGTCAGATTGTTGCAGTTAAAAGATTTAACTTGTCAGACTCCGGTGACATCCAAGCGACCAGTCTTAAGAGTTTTGAGAATGAGATTCGCATGTTGATAGAAGTCAGGCACCGCAATATCATTAGGCTTTATGGGTTCCGTTCCATTAGGGGGTGCACGTACTTGGTTTATGAATACGTAGAGAAAGGCAGTTTGGGAAATGTATTGTATGGGGTGGAAGGGAAAGCAGAACTTGACTGGGGTAGACGACTGAAAATCGTGCAAGGTGTGGCTCATGCAATTGCTTACTTGCACCATGATTGCTCTCCTCCAATTGTGCACCGGGACATAACTGTGAACAACATATTGTTGGAGTTAGAGTTCGAACCGCAGCTCTCAGATTTTGGCATTGCAAGATTGTTAAGTTCAGATACCACAACAGTTGCTGGGACTTATGGCTACATGGCTCTGG AAATCGCATTCACGACGACGATAACAGATAAATGCgatgtttatagctttggaGTGGTGGCATTAGAAGTTATGATGGGAAGGCACCCAAAGGAGCTCTTATCTTCCCTGTTATCGTCCAAATCAACAACGGCAGTATTAGACAATACATAA
- the LOC133856843 gene encoding receptor-like protein 35, translating to MVPGKIELQKQKYNGDSKKVKDVKSKRFLLLVSLTLRSNPKYAREGRLPVLGSDVNDFVLYCADAGLGGLKIAFPIVQICFFLIVIDRSLIIDIVNDLTNFEKCIEEERQALLKFKQGLQHNYGMPSSWGSHEGDCCKWEGIECSNRTGHVVALDLRDLRLGNCELSMPAPPVLSSAINSSSPLSFLDLSALVYLDLSYNLLEDSIPEMFGNMEALVHLDLSQNMLEGSIPEAFGNMVGFVQLDLSYNNLQGAMPDLTKLSLLRELSLSNNQLNESLDNVLGKHSKLHALDVSFNSFKGFHLEYDKILGQVKVIDLSSNKLKGEIPIEITTLVELIGLNLSRNLMFGIIPQSIGDMERLESLDFSSNHLFGVIPPSLTNLNFLEYLNLSNNNLSSRIPASTQLQSFNAYSYASNRYLCGLPLLKMCLGDEAPQGPRIGNTHRESNIQEHANSHEHLWFFHSSLRKRQRNAGGSLIWSNRTQ from the exons atgGTCCCTGGGAAAATTGAGTTGCAGAAGCAGAAGTATAATGGTGATAGTAAAAAAGTGAAGGACGTGAAAAGTAAGAGATTCTTGTTGCTAGTATCATTGACACTGCGCTCAAATCCTAAATATGCCCGTGAAGGCCGGCTTCCGGTTCTTGGTTCTGATGTGAATGATTTTGTTCTCTATTGTGCAGATGCAGGACTCGGTGGTTTAAAGATCGCATTTCCTATTGTtcaaatttgtttctttttaattgtaattgatcGGTCCTTGATAATTGATATTGTAAATG ATTTGACTAATTTCGAGaa ATGCATAGAGGAAGAAAGACAAGCACTCCTCAAATTCAAACAAGGCCTTCAACATAATTACGGTATGCCCTCTTCTTGGGGCAGTCATGAGGGAGATTGTTGCAAATGGGAAGGAATTGAATGCAGCAACCGAACAGGTCATGTTGTCGCACTTGATCTAAGAG ACTTACGTCTAGGTAATTGTGAGCTCTCCATGCCTGCTCCTCCTGTGCTTTCCAGTGCTATTAATTCTTCTTCACCACTTTCATTCCTTGATCTCTCTG CTCTAGTTTATCTTGACCTCTCTTATAACCTGTTAGAAGATTCTATTCCAGAAATGTTTGGGAATATGGAAGCTCTTGTTCATCTTGACCTCAGTCAAAACATGTTAGAAGGTTCTATTCCAGAAGCGTTTGGGAATATGGTAGGTTTTGTTCAACTTGACCTCTCTTACAACAACCTTCAAGGGGCGATGCCGGATCTTACAAAATTatccttgttgagagagttgaGTCTGTCCAACAATCAGTTAAATGAGAGTTTAGACAATGTTCTAGGAAAACATTCCAAGCTTCATGCGCTGGATGTGTCTTTCAATTCCTTCAAAG GATTTCATCTTGAGTATGATAAAATTCTTGGACAAGTGAAAGTAATTGATCTTTCAAGTAATAAATTGAAAGGAGAAATTCCAATAGAAATAACAACTCTCGTGGAATTGATTGGATTGAACCTATCTAGAAATTTGATGTTTGGCATCATCCCTCAAAGTATTGGTGACATGGAGAGATTAGAGTCTCTAGACTTCTCAAGCAATCACCTTTTTGGTGTAATTCCCCCAAGCCTCACTAATTTGAactttttggaatatttgaattTGTCGAACAACAATTTATCAAGTAGAATCCCAGCAAGTACCCAACTCCAAAGCTTCAATGCTTATTCATATGCAAGTAACCGATATCTTTGTGGGTTGCCTCTTTTGAAAATGTGTCTCGGAGATGAAGCACCTCAAGGTCCTCGAATTGGTAACACACATAGAGAAAGCAATATTCAAGAACATGCAAACTCTCACGAACATCTATGGTTCTTCCATTCCTCCCTAAGGAAGAGGCAGAGGAATGCAGGGGGCTCGTTGATATGGTCTAATCGCACGCAATAA
- the LOC133856844 gene encoding receptor-like protein EIX2, producing the protein MLERSIPKAFGNMVALVHLDLSHNNLQGAIPDLTKLSLLRELRLSNNQLNESLDNVLGKYSKLQALDVSFNSFKGVITETHLSNFSSPRMLELSFNSDLSLKFNPDWVPPFYLDIIGLGSCKLGNLLTGIIPQSIGDMKRLESLNLSSNHLSSVILPSLATLRFLSYLNLSDNNLSGKIPTSTHLQSFGASSYASNRYLCGLPPLKRCLGDEAPQGPQIGNTHIEGNIQEHANSHKHLWFYSSIAMGFIVRFWRVCGSLVLKSSWRHAYFQFLERMGDRLYVTIAINMAKVLRNFKTHC; encoded by the exons ATGTTAGAACGTTCTATTCCAAAAGCATTTGGGAATATGGTAGCTCTTGTTCATCTTGACCTCTCTCACAACAACCTTCAAGGGGCGATACCAGATCTTACAAAATTatccttgttgagagagttgCGTCTGTCCAACAATCAGTTAAATGAGAGTTTAGATAATGTTCTAGGAAAATATTCCAAGCTTCAGGCGCTGGATGTGTCATTCAATTCTTTCAAAGGTGTCATCACTGAAACACATTTGTCGAATTTTTCCAGCCCACGAATGTTGGAATTGTCTTTTAATTCTGATTTATCTTTGAAGTTTAATCCAGACTGGGTTCCACCATTTTATCTGGATATCATAGGATTGGGCTCTTGCAAATTGGG AAATTTGTTGACTGGTATCATCCCTCAAAGTATTGGTGACATGAAGAGATTAGAGTCTTTGAACTTGTCAAGCAATCACCTTTCAAGTGTAATTCTCCCAAGTCTCGCTACTTTGAGATTTTTAAGCTATTTGAATTTGTCAGATAACAACTTGTCAGGTAAAATCCCAACAAGTACCCATCTCCAAAGTTTTGGTGCTTCTTCATATGCAAGTAACCGATATCTCTGTGGGTTGCCTCCTTTGAAAAGGTGTCTAGGAGATGAAGCACCTCAAGGTCCTCAAATTGGTAACACACATATAGAGGGCAATATTCAAGAACATGCAAACTCTCACAAACATCTATGGTTTTATTCAAGCATTGCAATGGGGTTCATTGTTAGATTTTGGAGAGTTTGTGGATCGTTAGTGCTGAAGAGTTCTTGGAGGCATGCCTATTTCCAGTTTTTGGAAAGAATGGGAGACAGGCTCTACGTTACAATAGCTATCAACATGGCCAAAGTGTTGAGGAACTTCAAGACTCACTGCTAA
- the LOC133856560 gene encoding receptor-like protein EIX2: MVLRFLNLANNNLSGRIPESFGRICRKDNYVTSLHFQNNSFIGELPVALMNCSSLIIIDFGENKLFGRIPTWIGTSLKDLVVLRLPSNMFVGSIPLELCQLTSLQILDLSNNSISGTIPRCLKNFTAMSQKQESSVFQGYISKVLSNYISVPKYLTISLYSYFENAFVNTKGLHLDYDKILGLVKVIDLSSNKLKGEIPREITSLVELIGLNLSRNLLTGIIPWSIGDLKELDSLDLSSNHLSSVIPPSLATLSFLGYLNLSDNNLSGKIPTGTQLQSFGASSYAGNKDLCGLPLMKKCLGDETPQGPQIGNTHREGNIQEHTNSHEHLWFYASIVVGFIVGFWGVCGTLALKSSWRHAYFQFLDRMGDKLYVTITINMAKVLRNFKTHC, translated from the coding sequence ATGGTATTGAGATTCCTTAATTTGGCAAACAATAATCTATCTGGGAGAATACCTGAATCTTTTGGAAGAATTTGTCGGAAAGATAATTATGTCACGTCGTTGCATTTCCAGAACAATAGTTTTATTGGAGAACTGCCTGTGGCACTGATGAACTGCTCTTCACTGATTATAATAGATTTTGGAGAAAACAAACTCTTTGGGAGGATACCAACATGGATAGGCACAAGCCTAAAAGATCTGGTGGTTCTTCGTCTCCCATCAAACATGTTTGTTGGTAGCATACCATTAGAGTTATGTCAACTAACATCTCTACAAATCTTGGACCTCTCTAACAATAGTATTTCAGGGACTATACCTCGGTGCCTTAAAAACTTTACTGCCATGTCTCAAAAACAAGAAAGTTCTGTTTTTCAAGGTTATATTTCGAAAGTTCTGTCCAATTATATTTCTGTACCCAAGTATTTAACAATTTCTCTGTATTCCTACTTTGAGAATGCATTTGTGAATACAAAAGGATTGCATCTTGATTACGATAAAATTCTTGGACTAGTGAAAGTCATCGATCTTTCAAGTAATAAATTGAAAGGAGAAATTCCAAGAGAAATAACAAGTCTCGTGGAATTGATTGGGTTGAATCTATCTAGAAACTTGCTGACTGGCATCATCCCTTGGAGCATTGGTGACCTGAAGGAATTAGATTCTTTAGACTTGTCAAGCAATCACCTTTCAAGTGTAATTCCCCCAAGCCTTGCTACTTTGAGCTTTTTAGGCTATTTGAATTTGTCAGACAACAACTTGTCAGGTAAAATTCCAACAGGTACCCAGCTCCAAAGCTTCGGTGCTTCTTCATATGCAGGTAATAAAGATCTATGTGGCTTGCCTCTTATGAAGAAGTGTTTGGGAGATGAAACACCTCAAGGTCCTCAAATTGGAAACACGCATAGAGAAGGCAATATTCAAGAACATACAAACTCTCACGAACATTTATGGTTTTATGCAAGCATTGTAGTCGGGTTCATTGTTGGATTTTGGGGAGTTTGTGGAACGTTAGCGCTGAAGAGTTCTTGGAGGCATGCCTATTTCCAGTTTCTGGACAGAATGGGAGACAAGCTCTACGTTACAATAACTATCAACATGGCCAAAGTGTTGAGGAACTTCAAGACTCACTGCTAA
- the LOC133856845 gene encoding receptor-like protein EIX1, producing MRCPYAEFLLLFGLLLCTAITVGFAFNLSNSEVTCIEEERQALLQFKQGLEDNYDRLSSWGSHEDCCKWKGIECSNPTGHVIKLHLRANYTFTGTLEFLSGEISSSLLGLQHLTYLDLSSNYFSIIPNFIGSLTKLQYLNLSNNILMVGTIPPQLGNLSSLISLDLSLNSRLIEDHNLDWLIHLSSLRQLDMSYLNLSKIVNWPDKINMLPSLSDLRLSYCELSMPVPPVLSHAINSSSPLSFLDLSNNYLNSSIFPWVFKYNNSLSHLDLSSNVLEGSIPEVFGNMVTLVHLDLSSNNLQGTIPDLTKLSLLRELRLFENQLNGSLDNVLGKLSKLQLLDVSLNSLTGVITEAHLSNLSSLNHLELSFNSLSLNFTPNWVPPFHLDSIGLRSCKLGPAFPQWLQTQKNFSRLDISHARISDTIPNWFWDLSSNINLLKISHNQISGTIPLQYFLTKYISSCIIDFIIGIP from the exons ATGAGATGCCCTTATGCTGAATTCCTGCTTCTATTTGGGCTTCTCCTATGTACTGCAATTACAGTTGGTTTCGCTTTCAATTTGAGTAATTCTGAGGTCACATGCATTGAGGAAGAAAGACAAGCACTCCTCCAATTCAAACAAGGCCTTGAAGATAATTACGATAGGCTGTCTTCTTGGGGCAGTCACGAAGATTGCTGCAAATGGAAAGGAATTGAATGCAGCAACCCAACGGGTCATGTTATCAAGCTTCATCTCCGAGCAAATTATACTTTCACGGGAACCCTTGAATTTCTATCAGGTGAGATAAGCTCTTCATTACTTGGATTGCAACATTTGACTTACCTCGACTTAAGTTCTAATTATTTCTCCATCATCCCGAACTTCATTGGTTCCCTCACTAAATTGCAATATCTCAATCTTTCCAACAACATCTTGATGGTTGGAACCATTCCACCGCAGCTTGGAAATCTCTCAAGCTTGATTTCTCTTGATCTCAGCTTGAACTCTAGGTTGATTGAGGACCATAATCTTGACTGGCTCATTCATCTCTCCTCTTTAAGACAATTAGATATGAGCTATCTGAACCTTAGCAAGATAGTCAATTGGCCGGATAAGATTAATATGCTCCCTTCTTTGTCAGACTTACGTCTAAGTTATTGTGAGCTCTCCATGCCAGTTCCTCCTGTGCTTTCCCATGCTATTAATTCTTCTTCACCCCTTTCATTCCTTGATCTCTCTAACAATTATCTCAACTCCTCAATATTCCCTTGGGTGTTCAAATATAACAACAGCCTTTCTCATCTTGACCTCAGTTCTAACGTGTTAGAAGGTTCTATTCCAGAAGTTTTTGGGAATATGGTAACTCTTGTTCATCTTGACCTCTCGTCCAACAACCTTCAAGGGACGATACCAGATCTTACAAAATTATCTTTGTTGAGAGAATTGCGCCTATTCGAGAATCAGTTAAATGGGAGTTTAGACAATGTTCTAGGAAAACTTTCCAAGCTTCAACTTCTGGATGTGTCTTTAAATTCTTTAACAGGTGTCATCACTGAAGCGCATTTGTCAAATCTTTCTAGCTTAAACCATTTGGAATTGTCTTTTAATTCTCTGTCTTTGAATTTTACTCCAAACTGGGTTCCACCATTTCATCTGGATAGCATAGGATTGAGATCTTGTAAATTGGGGCCAGCTTTTCCTCAATGGCTTCAAACACAAAAGAATTTCTCACGGCTTGATATATCTCATGCAAGAATCTCAGACACCATTCCCAACTGGTTTTGGGACCTTTCTTCCAATATAAATCTCTTAAAAATCTCGCACAATCAGATCTCTGGTACCATACCTCTTCAATACTTTTTGACAAAATATATTAGTTCTTGCATAATAGAT TTCATCATTGGGATACCTTGA
- the LOC133856846 gene encoding uncharacterized protein LOC133856846: MGWFLESKHKEFVYTEDEGSALELLFGGGWRSEVLVVERHCSWGRGKLKRSAWSACSWRQRSEKKYIHYGSFFTTSTATTASWIWKGLQKCKRFLVAGSCLNVSVNSDDCIWTTYWVPSLPSYRPSPRSPNSRFLPPLSISDLIMPGTRQWNKRLLSVLFDPSSAVAVGKLPIMIASAKSYLWTSSCSGRFSTSTAYLSILNDDFTGSHLCPLSTFWRDIWKLQLTDRLRIFIWKIAWNILPTTQRLQSIIPTYHPDASCPLCKSGQDSIRHLFFHCHFARVVWRFSPWPLDSTTFDSPDLLNWIRIILYPDVLLNIPFLEKHQFQVFAAITCDLLWFHRNKAYHDGLNFDARSIANLICISYRQHCDAWSAKLFPKPEKWIGPPLHWYKINFDTAIRASFSCQAAICRDNKGKLIKVATQIQAACSPNKGEALAAQLAISLASSLRLDRFIIEGDSQIVILALQQPNIVQDWRITDIIQQTLDLFPPDSTWSFRKVNRSANFGAHYVAHWAAARFQSSSIPTSSSATSSATTQIVSAILDPGQNFLFLNN; the protein is encoded by the exons ATGG GATGGTTCCTGGAAAGCAAGCACAAGGAGTTCGTCTATACGGAGGACGAGG GGTCTGCGTTGGAGCTCCTGTTTGGCGGTGGGTGGCGATCGGAGGTGCTCGTGGTGGAGAGACACTGTTCATGGGGGAGGGGAAAGCTGAAACGATCAGCTTGGTCGGCGTGTTCGTGGAGGCAGCGGTCGGAG aaaaaatatattcactATGGCTCATTCTTCACTACTTCCACTGCTACTACTGCTTCTTGGATTTGGAAAGGTCTTCAGAAATGTAAAAGATTTCTTGTTGCTGGGTCTTGTCTGAATGTTTCAGTAAATAGTGATGACTGTATTTGGACAACATACTGGGTTCCGTCCCTTCCATCCTATCGGCCTTCTCCCCGTAGTCCAAATTCAAGATTTCTTCCCCCCTTGTCTATCTCTGACCTGATTATGCCAGGAACTCGTCAATGGAATAAGCGTTTGCTTTCAGTTCTATTTGATCCTTCCTCGGCTGTGGCAGTTGGGAAATTACCGATCATGATAGCCTCTGCTAAAAGCTATCTCTGGACTTCTTCTTGTTCTGGGCGGTTCTCCACTTCAACTGCCTATCTTTCAATCTTGAATGATGATTTTACTGGGTCACATCTATGTCCTTTGTCTACTTTTTGGAGAGATATCTGGAAACTCCAACTAACGGATCGTCTTAGAATATTTATATGGAAGATAGCTTGGAATATTTTGCCAACTACTCAGCGGTTACAGTCAATCATTCCTACATATCATCCTGATGCTTCTTGTCCGCTCTGCAAATCTGGTCAGGATTCCATCAGACATCTTTTCTTTCACTGTCACTTTGCTAGAGTAGTTTGGCGTTTTTCACCTTGGCCACTTGATTCAACTACTTTCGATTCTCCTGATCTGCTTAACTGGATACGAATTATTTTATACCCGGATGTCTTGCTCAATATTCCTTTCTTGGAAAAGCATCAGTTTCAGGTCTTTGCAGCGATTACTTGTGATCTTCTTTGGTTTCATCGAAATAAAGCCTATCATGATGGGCTGAACTTTGATGCTCGTTCCATTGCAAATCTTATTTGCATTTCCTACCGTCAGCATTGTGATGCTTGGTCTGCTAAATTATTTCCTAAACCGGAAAAATGGATTGGGCCTCCATTACATTGGtataaaatcaattttgataCTGCTATACGTGCCTCTTTTTCCTGTCAAGCAGCTATTTGTCGAGATAATAAGGGAAAGTTAATCAAGGTGGCTACTCAAATCCAGGCTGCATGTTCACCTAATAAAGGCGAGGCTTTAGCTGCTCAACTCGCTATTTCTCTAGCATCATCCCTTCGCCTTGACCGGTTTATCATTGAAGGTGATTCTCAAATTGTAATCCTTGCTCTACAACAGCCAAATATTGTTCAAGATTGGCGTATCACTGACATCATCCAACAAACACTAGACTTGTTCCCTCCTGATTCGACTTGGTCATTTCGGAAAGtcaatagaagtgcaaacttcggTGCCCACTATGTGGCACATTGGGCCGCAGCTCGATTccagtcaagcagcattcccacATCCTCATCAGCCACCTCTTCTGCTACTACTCAGATTGTCAGTGCTATTTTAGATCCTGGGCAAAATTTCCTGTTCCTTAATAATTAG